The Triticum dicoccoides isolate Atlit2015 ecotype Zavitan chromosome 6A, WEW_v2.0, whole genome shotgun sequence genome has a window encoding:
- the LOC119317488 gene encoding nascent polypeptide-associated complex subunit alpha, muscle-specific form-like yields the protein MVVRRLPYTADTHPRHWVRTHLCSSSYASSPLRFGCPSTRVGAAPRWPARPAEPPRVDPFPASAPLCAGRAGCSSPSTPLHSPAAGSALLLICATPRAQPPPHSAVLLRLRARASASGLACAAGFSVPAPARHSRSALRALAVGLARVHAPGPAGRCRALPPPRGLAAGCASSPPHTGSAPGYATPLRLRAPLWPPAPPPGRPVAACSASGSPCRPAGFPASRPDGSAFPGRLPRGWGRAPLPPPAIRLPRPPSSAGCRPSPGQARPPTAPRRRPRRPPPAPSTPRHRARLPSHLLLRLGRVPAMARSSASHPVGRPASSSHSSSPELLLSGFLRLPRDPAGRLPRSPVSLEPGPVPARPRRLQPATRRLAGFARQPGDPALGRLRPPTRRPGAWPAPPRISATSPSRATAGPLTGSCAPAAAGSGSARPRNRAAASPATSSAFALAGPAPCRASSSRPRLRAASRPARLARPSGSGWPARRPASASTRRASSGPRCSLLPPSASGKRKKKKICVCIRLPRVG from the coding sequence ATGGTAGTCAGACGATTGCCGTATACTGCTGATACACATCCCAGACATTGGGTACGCACGCACCTCTGCTCATCCTCTTATGCGTCGTCGCCCCTGCGCTTCGGCTGTCCTTCCACGAGAGTTGGCGCGGCTCCTCGCTGGCcggcgcggcccgcggagcccccgCGCGTTGATCCGTTTCCCGCGTCGGCGCCCCTGTGCGCTGGCCGGGCCGGGTGCTCCTCGCCTAGTACCCCGCTGCACTCGCCAGCCGCCGGGTCCGCGTTGCTCCTCATCTGCGCCACGCCCCGCGCTCAGCCGCCCCCACACTCGGCTGTGCTCCTCCGGCTCCGTGCCCGCGCCTCGGCCTCCGGCCTTGCCTGCGCGGCCGGCTTCTCCGTCCCCGCGCCGGCGCGCCACTCCCGTTCCGCCTTGCGTGCGCTCGCAGTTGGGCTCGCCCGCGTCCACGCGCCTGGCCCGGCTGGCCGCTGCCGCGCTCTGCCTCCTCCCCGCGGGCTGGCTGCCGGCTGCGCCTCATCGCCTCCCCACACCGGCTCCGCGCCCGGCTACgccactcccctccgcctgcgtgcGCCCCTGTGGCCGCCTGCTCCGCCCCCGGGTCGCCCCGTGGCCGCCTGCTCCGCATCCGGGTCACCGTGCCGGCCTGCCGGCTTCCCCGCCTCCCGGCCTGACGGCTCCGCCTTCCCGGGCCGCCTGCCCCGCGGCTGGGGACGGGCGCCCCTGCCGCCTCCGGCCATCCGGCTCCCGCGGCCGCCTAGCTCAGCCGGCTGCCGCCCCTCCCCGGGCCAGGCTCGGCCTCCAACAGCACCGCGACGCCGGCCCCGTCGCCCTCCGCCTGCTCCGTCCACGCCACGACACCGAGCGCGCCTCCCCTCCCACTTGCTCCTCCGCCTGGGCCGCGTGCCCGCGATGGCCCGGTCGTCTGCGTCGCATCCCGTGGGTAGGCCGGCCTCctccagccactcctcctcgcccgAGCTGCTGTTGTCCGGCTTCCTCCGCCTCCCGCGCGACCCGGCCGGCCGGCTCCCGCGCTCACCGGTTTCCCTGGAACCCGGCCCCGTGCCGGCTCGGCCTCGCCGCCTCCAGCCGGCGACCCGGCGTTTGGCCGGCTTCGCCCGCCAACCCGGCGACCCGGCGCTTGGCCGGCTCCGCCCGCCAACCCGACGACCCGGCGCTTGGCCGGCTCCGCCTCGCATCTCGGCCACCTCTCCGTCCCGCGCCACTGCTGGTCCTCTGACGGGCTCGTGCGCGCCGGCCGCTGCCGGGTCTGGCTCCGCCCGTCCTCGCAACCGCGCGGCCGCGTCTCCCGCGACCAGCTCCGCCTTCGCCCTCGCCGGCCCCGCCCCGTGTCGGGCCTCCTCCAGCCGGCCGCGGCTCCGGGCAGCCTCTCGCCCCGCGCGCCTCGCACGCCCGTCCGGCTCTGGGTGGCCGGCTCGCCGCCCCGCCTCCGCCAGCACCCGGCGCGCATCCTCCGGCCCACGCTGCTCGCTGCTGCCGCCTTCTGCGAgcggaaaaagaaagaagaaaaaaatatgtgtgtgtatCCGGCTGCCCAGAGTCGGGTGA